The window GTTAGTGTGAAAGCTGACAACCCCTTTACTCTATTACTCCCGGCTGCAATGGCAAAAGTTGCTGAAGACGCCGGAGTTTATAAAGCTACCAAACAACCGTGTACGACGTTTTATTTGGCGATAACCGCGGGTGTATTTATTTCGATCGCCTTCGTTTTTTATATTACTGCCACCACAGGAACCGCAACGATCCCTTTCGGTATCGCGAAATTGATCGGTGGTATTTGTTTCTCCCTTGGCCTCATGTTGGTTGTCGTCTGCGGTGCAGACTTATTTACCTCAACCGTTCTCATCGTGATTGCCAAAGCCAGTGGACGTATCACCTGGAAGCAACTAGCCTATAATTGGGCAAATGTCTATGTCGGCAACCTGATTGGCGCACTTTTCTTCGTTGGGCTTATCTGGTTCTCGGGAGAGCACATGGTCGCAAACGGTGCGTGGGGTCTCAACGTCCTACAAACGGCTGAACACAAACTGGAACATACGTTTGTTGAAGCACTGTGTCTGGGGATTCTGGCTAATCTGATGGTATGTCTGGCTGTGTGGATGAGCTATTCCGGCCG is drawn from Pectobacterium aroidearum and contains these coding sequences:
- the focA gene encoding formate transporter FocA produces the protein MKADNPFTLLLPAAMAKVAEDAGVYKATKQPCTTFYLAITAGVFISIAFVFYITATTGTATIPFGIAKLIGGICFSLGLMLVVVCGADLFTSTVLIVIAKASGRITWKQLAYNWANVYVGNLIGALFFVGLIWFSGEHMVANGAWGLNVLQTAEHKLEHTFVEALCLGILANLMVCLAVWMSYSGRTLTDKMFAMILPVAMFVASGFEHSIANMFMIPMGIVIKNFAGPEFWNAIGMVPSQFEHLTVSHFITDNLIPVTLGNIIGGGVLVGLTYWVIYLRGGDKHH